From the Quercus lobata isolate SW786 chromosome 6, ValleyOak3.0 Primary Assembly, whole genome shotgun sequence genome, one window contains:
- the LOC115993809 gene encoding uncharacterized protein LOC115993809: MGSSVISPEDVLESLMNDGTIDAIRLKIINQLKANEELKKTTLMMVEQSKVLNTPGAEKQTKRELFDALRQELETPVLERASKSVWELMLDNNGLGKEISETVEKVFCRLSGSEPPLFPSLSIEGQAEKEQEDLNSSSKKRSFSKMSVDGGADEVVDLSSNYPAMPEDRNPVPSSSGQT, from the exons ATGGGTTCCTCTGTGATATCACCAGAGGATGTGTTGGAGTCTTTGATGAACGATGGTACTATTGACGCTATCAGGCTCAAGATAATCAATCAGCTCAAAGCTAAT GAGGAGCTGAAGAAAACCACTCTAATGATGGTTGAACAAAGTAAAGTTCTTAACACCCCTGGTGCAGAGAAACAGACTAAGAGGGAGCTGTTTGATGCCCTTCGACAGGAGCTTGA AACCCCTGTGCTCGAGAGGGCCTCTAAATCAGTTTGGGAGTTAATGTTGGACAATAATGGGCTGGGGAAGGAAATCAGTGAAACTGTTGAAAAAGTCTTTTGTCGATTAAGTGGTAGTGAGCCtcctttatttccttctttGAGCATTGAAGGCCAAGCAGAGAAAGAGCAGGAAGATTTGAACTcttcatcaaagaaaagaagtttCAGCAAGATGAGTGTGGATGGAGGAGCAGATGAAGTTGTAGATTTGTCCAGCAATTACCCAGCCATGCCTGAGGATCGTAATCCAGTGCCATCTTCCAGTGGACAAACGTGA
- the LOC115949822 gene encoding uncharacterized protein LOC115949822, with amino-acid sequence MHFICQCAFSVSDEELKKTTLMMVEQSKVLNTPGAEKQTKRELFDALRQELETPVLERASKSVWELMSDNNGLGKEISETVEKFFCRLSGSEPPLFPSLSIEGQAEKEQEDLNSSSKKRSFSKMSVVGGADEVVDLSSNSPAMPEDRNPVPSSSGQT; translated from the exons ATGCACTTCATTTGCCAATGTGCATTTTCTGTCTCTGAT GAGGAGCTGAAGAAAACCACTCTAATGATGGTTGAACAAAGTAAAGTTCTTAACACCCCTGGTGCAGAGAAACAGACTAAGAGGGAGCTGTTTGATGCCCTTCGACAGGAGCTTGA AACCCCTGTGCTCGAGAGGGCCTCTAAATCAGTTTGGGAGTTAATGTCGGACAATAATGGGCTGGGGAAAGAAATCAGTGAAACTGTTGAAAAATTCTTTTGTCGATTAAGTGGTAGTGAGCCtcctttatttccttctttGAGCATTGAAGGCCAAGCAGAGAAAGAGCAGGAGGATTTGAACTcttcatcaaagaaaagaagtttCAGCAAGATGAGTGTGGTTGGAGGAGCAGATGAAGTTGTAGATTTGTCCAGCAATTCCCCAGCCATGCCAGAGGATCGTAATCCAGTGCCGTCTTCCAGTGGACAAACATGA
- the LOC115993708 gene encoding glucan endo-1,3-beta-glucosidase, basic vacuolar isoform-like yields the protein MTTFFETSNRSLMAAIVFLLGFLMANLATTGAQSVGVCYGMLGNDLPSMQEVIALYKSNNIKRMRIYDPNQAVLQALRGSNIEVMLGVPNSDLQSLANPSNAQAWVQTNVLNFWPSVRFRYIAVGNEVSPVNEGTAWLAQLFVLPALTNVFNAIRSAGLKDQIQVSIAIDMTLLGNSYPPSQGAFRDDVRSYLDPIIGHLVYAKAPLLANVYTYFSYAGNPRDISLPYALFTSPSVVVWDGPNGYQNLFDAMMDAMYSALERSWGGSLEVVSESGWPSAGGFATSFDNAGTYYSNLIRHVNGGTPKRPGRAIETYLFAMFNENQKQPELEKNFGLFFPNKQPKYNLNFGGERIWDVTAEYNATVSLSSDM from the exons ATGACTACCTTCTTTGAAACAAGTAACAGATCCTTAATGGCAGCTATAGTGTTTCTTCTAGGGTTCTTGATGGCAAACCTTGCCACAACAG GTGCACAATCTGTTGGTGTTTGTTATGGAATGCTTGGCAACGATCTGCCATCTATGCAAGAAGTTATAGCTCTCTACAAGTCAAACAACATCAAGCGAATGAGAATCTATGATCCGAATCAAGCAGTTCTACAAGCCCTTAGAGGCTCTAACATTGAAGTCATGCTAGGTGTCCCAAACTCAGACCTTCAAAGCCTTGCCAACCCTTCCAACGCACAAGCATGGGTACAAACAAACGTACTAAACTTCTGGCCTAGTGTCAGGTTTCGATACATTGCAGTTGGAAATGAAGTGAGTCCTGTTAATGAAGGCACAGCTTGGTTAGCACAATTATTTGTTCTCCCTGCCTTAACGAACGTATTCAATGCAATTAGATCAGCTGGCCTTAAGGACCAAATCCAGGTTTCAATTGCAATTGACATGACCTTATTAGGAAACTCCTACCCTCCATCACAAGGGGCTTTCAGAGATGATGTTAGATCATATTTAGACCCAATCATTGGTCACCTAGTATACGCTAAGGCACCCTTACTAGCCAATGTGTACACTTATTTTAGCTATGCTGGAAATCCACGTGACATTTCTCTTCCCTATGCTTTGTTTACTTCCCCATCAGTTGTGGTATGGGATGGACCCAATGGATACCAAAACCTTTTTGATGCAATGATGGATGCAATGTACTCAGCTCTCGAGAGGTCGTGGGGCGGTTCATTGGAGGTTGTTTCAGAGAGTGGATGGCCATCAGCAGGTGGATTTGCTACATCATTTGATAATGCAGGTACTTACTACTCAAATTTGATTAGGCATGTCAATGGGGGTACACCAAAGAGGCCTGGGAGGGCAATAGAGACCTATCTTTTTGCCATGTTTAATGAGAATCAGAAGCAACCAGAGCTAGAGAAAAACTTTGGCTTGTTCTTCCCAAATAAACAGCCCAAATATAACCTCAATTTTGGTGGAGAAAGAATCTGGGATGTCACTGCTGAATATAATGCAACAGTTTCCCTCAGTAGTGATATGTAA